The window TCGCCCGCGCTGAGACTGACCCTGACAGCAGCCTTTAGCCCTACAACGACCCCAACCCGCACGCGTATCCCGACTTATACGCCGACTGTTACACTAACCAAACGTCCAACCTGGACAATTACCCTGACCCCTACGGTAACGCTGACACGCACCCCCTATATCAGCCCTACCGTAACTTTAACCAGAACCCCTTATCCAACCCTCACCCGCACACCGGTCACTCCCAGCATTACGCCTTATCCCACCTTGACCCGCACACCGACCCCAACAAACTAGTGATTTAAGCTGAACGTCAGGGCTATTTGAGCTGCAATTCGAGCGTTATTTTTCAATAAGCTCAGATTGGTCTGAACACTCTTCCCCTCCGATAGTTCACTCAGGCGCCTCAATAGAAAGGGGGTCACAGATTGACCGTGGATGCCCTGCCTTTCCGCCTCTTGAACTGCTATCTGGATATAAGCTTCCATCTGCTCGAACGGTATAGCATCAGCTTCGGGGGGTGGCACAGCGACCAAAACTGCGCTCCGAAAACCCAACTCCCAATGGGTCTGAGCAAATTCAGCAATTTCCTGCGGTTGATTTGCCACCATACTCACTTCAAGATTTTTGCTCCCAACGCTATAGAAGGCTGGGAAATACTTTGTCTGGTAACCAACTACCGGAATGGAGCGAGTTTCAAGCGCCTCCAACGTTGCAGGTAAATCTAGAATAGCCTTTGCCCCTGAACAAACCACAACAACCGGAATTTCTGCCAGGGCCTGGATATCGGCTGAAACATCACTATGGCGCAACCATTCAGTATAGCGATGGACTCCACCAATTCCACCGGTCGAAAAGACTCGAATCCCAACCTGATGTGCAGCCCACATCGTTGCAGCAACCGTCGTCCCACCCCATCCCTTTTCAACCACCAGGCGGGCGATATCGCGGAGACTCACCTTAGCAACCGAAGGATGGGTTGCCAGGGCATGTATTTCATCCTCGGTCAAGCCACATCGGATTTGCCCCTCGAGGATACCTATGGTTGCTGGAACACTACCGAAATGCTTTACTTCTTCTTCAATCTCATGGGCTAATTGAAGGTTTTGAGGATAAGGTAATCCATGGGTTATTACGGTTGTTTCCAGGGCGACGACTGGCTGGTTGGCTTTCAAAGCTTCAGCTACAGAAGAGTTTAATCGAAAATAATTAGGGAAATCATTTATCATTAAATCACCAATTGGTCATAAAGTTTTTCTAAGGAAAGATCAGGCACCACCGCTCCAGGATGTTGTAGGGTTATGGTAGCTGCTGAGACACCCAATCGCAAAGCATCATCTAAAGGCATATCATTGAGCAAAGCAAATAACACTGCAGCTGTTAAGGCATCTCCCGCGCCGGTTGGGTCTGAGATCTCGGTTTGAATTGCCGGAATATGTCCGTTTGTTTCAGAGGAAGCATAACACAAGCCTTGTTCAGCCAGTGTAATAATCACAACATCAACCCCTTGACCTACCAACGTTTTTGCGATCAGCAATGCCTGGCGACGCGACGGAGGTTTTTGAGGCTGTTTTGCCAGTAAACTGGCTTCGGCAAAATTGGGGGTGATCATAAAAGTTTGCCCTAAGTAGGGCAACAAACGAGGTGCCAGGTGCATCGAGGTCGGATCAGCGCAAACGGGGACTCGGTATCTTTTAGCCAGTGAATAGATGGTTTTCAGCGTTTCCGGGGGTAAGTTTAGATCGATAAAAATGAAGGAAGCCTCTTTAAACAAGTGCGCGTGCTTACGAATGTAGGCAGGTGTTATGTTATGAGTCACCTCCATGCTATCCAATGCAAAGAGAATTTCACCTTTGCTGTTTAAAATGCCAACATACATTCCGGTGGGACAATCTCCACAGCGGATAATATAATCTGTATTTACTCCTGCCATTTGGGCATTCTTGATCAGGCGTTCTCCATCCTCATCCTCTCCGACTGCAGTCAGCAGAATAACCGCCTGACCTAAACGGGCTAAATTTTCAGCCACATTTCTCGCCACCCCACCAAAGGTGGTGCGGATGCGAGCTGGATTCGAAGACCCTTCATGCAAGTCGCTTTCCAATCTACCGACGATATCTACCCCCGCTGCGCCAATGACCACTACCGGACAATCTGACCTGAGCTCAAAATTGTTCTGTTTCATCGTCCTCTCTAAATTATAATAGCAGCCATCTTTTTAGGACATCCCATATTTAAGTATATCGGCAACCAATCCATTTGGGAGGTCAATCGCTATCCATGTCTATCCGAGTTGAACTCCATTGCCACACCGACGCTTCAGGAGATAGTTTATTGAGCATTTCCACCCTCCTAAAGACCTGCGAACGAAAAAAAATCGATAAAATTGCTATAACCGACCATAATACGATCCGAAATGCCCTGCTTGCCTATCAGCTAGCCCCAAATAGAGTAATCATCGGAGAAGAAATTCTGACCCGTCAGGGGGAATTATTGGCTTTTTTCGTCACCCAGGAGATCCCTGCCGGATTAGATGCTATGGAAGCTATCCTGGAACTGCGTAAACAAGGCGCGTTTATTAGCGTTTCCCATCCTTTCGACCACTATCGAAAAGGCTATTGGCGCGAAACCGACCTGATCAAAATCGCCGACGAGGTAGATGCCATTGAAGTGTTCAATGCCCGCTGCATTCGAAATCAACACAATCATCAGGCTCGCACATTTGCCGAAAATTATCATTTATTGGGGATAGTTGGCTCAGACGCGCATTCAGCTGTCGAAGTTGGTAGAGCCTATCATCGGATGGCTAATTTTGACAACGCCGAGCAATTCCGGCATGCATTGCTGAACTCAGAGACGTGTACTCGTCTTTCTTCACCGCTTGTTCATCTATTTTCACGCTTTGCAAAATGGAAAAAAACATTGCTAATCGCTTGACCATTCCAGGTTTTTGAGTAGAATTAAAACTAGTGGGGCGGTGGCGGAACTGGCAGACGCAGGGGACTTAAAATCCTCCGGAGGTGACACTCCTTGTGGGTTCGACTCCCACCCGCCCTACTGATATAACTCTGGGTTGCGCATACCGTCACGGCTAATTGTGGCGGTTTTTGTTTATTAATGGCAGATGAGAATCAATAAATCCTCCAGGTGTAGGGCGGTGCTTTAGAAAAAAGTCTTTTTTAGATCTTTCCGTCCATCGCCAGCATACGCCAGGGCCGAAACCAAGTAATCATCCATTGAGTCCTCTTTCATGGTATGATTTTTCCTTGATGATTCATTCAAATAGCACTCCAAGAATCGTCTTTATGGGCTCTCCAACCTTTGCTGTGCCCATCCTAGAGCAACTTGCCCACCACTATCCAGTCGTTGGGGTCATCACGCAACCCGATCGTCTGGTAGGTCGAGGCAACAAATTGACACCTCCACCGATCAAGGAAGCGGCAAATCGTTTGAGGATTCCCGTCATTCAACCGCTGCGGTTAAGTGAACCGGATGCGATGAGTCAATTGGAGCAATGGCAGCCCGATCTCATCGTAGTAGCTGCGTTTGGGCAGATTCTCAAACCAAACGTTCTCAATCTACCTCCATTTGGCTGTGTCAATGTACACGCTTCTCTACTTCCGCGCTGGCGTGGTGCAGCTCCAATTGCAGCCGCCATCTTACATGGCGATGAAGAAAGCGGCATCACTATCATGAAGATGGATGAAGGCGTAGACACTGGACCTATTTTACGCCAAAGAGCTATTCCAATCTTTGATACTGACAATAGCCTGACCCTTTCCTCTCGCTTAGCCGAGCTTGGGGCGCAGTTATTGCTTGAAACATTACCCGATTATCTTGATGGAAAAATCGTACCTCAAGAACAAGACCACCAGAAAGCCACCTACGCCCCATTGCTTAAAAAAGAGAATGGCGAGTTAGATTTTCATCAAACCGCCACAGAGCTGTGGCGTAAAGTACGCGCCTTCTATCCCTGGCCCGCCGCCTTTACCTATCTCGATGGAAAGCACTTGATCATTCACGAAGCCAGACCGATCGAGATTTCCCATGACTATCCGATAGGGCAAACCGTCCGCTTCCAAAAGAAAGCAGCTGTCGCTACTGCGAAAGGATTGCTCGAATTGGTCAAAGTACAACCAGGCGGAAAGAAACCCATTTTCGGCAGTGATTTGATCAATGGCTATCGGGATTGGGGTAAGATCGTACTTCCTGATCATGGAAATCATGCTTGAAAATAATCCTCTATGCTATTGAATTCACGACGATCCCCAATTCTAAAAAGCTCCGGAGTTGATAAAAACAAGGACAATGGAATCGATCGACTTCTATCAAATCTACTTTTTACGACACGGCGAATCCACCGGCAACGCCAACGGCTATCATCAAGGACAATCCGATTTTCCGCTTTCCGAGAAAGGAGTGCAACAAGCCCAACAGCTTGCTTCCCGATGGAAAGCTGAAGGAATCTTTTTCAACAAAATAATCAGCAGCCCATTATCGCGCGCCCGCCAGACCGCAGAAATTATTGCCCAGGCTCTCTCTATGCCAATTGAATGCGATCCAATCTGGATGGAAAGAGATGCTGGATTGCTCTCCGGTTTACATGCCGAAGAAGCCAAAAAACGATACCCCCGCCCGGATTTCATGAGCGTTTATGACAAGATCGGCAAAACAGGTGAAAGCCAATGGGAACTCTTCTTGCGTGCCGGCAAAGCAGTGGATACCCTGATTAAACGCGAAACCGGGCGATATCTGGTTGTCTCTCACGGGGGTATTCTGAATATGGTTTTATATGTCACCCTGGGCATTTTCCCACAACCGAATTTTTATGGGGCGCAGTTCTTATTTACAAACACCGGTTATGCCGTCCTGCATTTTTATCCGCAAACCCATAACTGGCTTCTGGTTGAGCTAAGCCATCCCACAAGAAAGGATTTCTGATAGGAAAGATAGTTTTTATGGGCGAATTATCTTTACTCTCCATTGGTGCTGGTGCAATCGGTTCATATATTGGTGGTCGTCTATTATTATCTGGACAGCAAGTGGTTTTCCTGGAAAAACCCGAGATCGCTGAGCGCCTCAAGCAGGCTGGCTTAACCATCCATAAAGGCAGCGAAAGCCATCGCATTAATTCCCTTCAAGTCACCTCCTCTCTTCAACAGGCACTCTCAGCAAAGAACGCCTATGATGTTCTCCTGGTTGCGGTCAAAGCTTATGATACACACAATTTGATCGAGACCCTCTTGCCATTCAAAGAGCAACTTCCCCCTATTCTCAGCTTGCAAAACGGCGTCGAAAACGAACCGCTATTTCGCTCGGTTTTTGGGCAAGATCGCGTGATCGCAGGCACGGTCACCAGCGCTATCGGATGGAAGCAGGTTGGGGAAATAGTGATTGAAAAAGAGCGAGGCATCGGCATTGCCCTGGATCAAAAATTGGCTCGGAAATTGATCGATGTTCTGGCACAATCTGGCTTCAATGTAAAAGGCTACCCTCGTGCCGACCCAATGAAATGGTCAAAACTGATCACCAATCAATTAACCAATGCAACCTGTGCCATTTTAAACATGCCACCCGCAGCAGTATTGTCACATCCCGCCAGCTTCCAATTGGAAATGCTCCAGATTCGTGAGACCCTGAATGTTATGGACGCCCTAAAAATTCAAGTCGTTGACTTACCGGCTACCCCGGTGCGTATCTTGACCTGGGCAATCCGTAAACTGCCTTTATGGATCAACCAGCCACTATTCGTCTATTTTATTGGCAAAGGACGGGGAAACAAGATGCCATCCCTGTTTTTAGATTTACGTGCCGGGAAGAAACAAAGTGAAGTGGAATATCTCAACGGTGCAGTTGTTCGCTTTGGCGAAAAGACTGGCGTTGCCACCCCGCTAAACCAATTTTTATATCAAACCCTGATGGACATCGTTCAGGAAAGGATTCCCCGGAACACCTATGAACATAACCCTGACAAACTTCTTGAAGATTACCGTAGCTTTATAAAATGAAAAACTTCTCATCAAGGCGTTGCACAAAGCCATTGAAGCAGGTATGATTAGCCCGAAGTTTATTTAGGAGATGTGCATGAAGAAATCTCAAGCAACTATTGTGCTTTTTTTTGTGTGGATTGCAATGTTGTTTCTGGCTTCCTGTTCTCCAGCTACCCCCCAAGTGGTTGAGGTAACCCGCGAAGTGCCTCAAACGGTAGTCGTTACTCAGGTCATCACTCAAGTGGTTATTCTCGAACCTTCCCCAACTGCAACCGAAACGCCGCCCCCAATCGTTTATCCAACCTGGACACCCACCTCGCTGCCTCTGCCACCAACTCCCAATCCAGGTCAGGTGCAAGCGCTAAAACAAAAGGGATTTTATGTCTATTACCCGGTTGAAGGATGCGGGCCATCAATCGTTCGGCCTGGCTTCCATGTTTACGTCAGTATGGATGGCGGCAAGAATGCCATTCGTAGCAACCCCGACATCAGCAGTGCACACAATATTATCGGTTACGCCCTGCCTGGGGAACACCTCAAAGTCATCAGTGGCCCGGTTTGTTCATGGGGCTGGTTGATGTGGATGGTAGAGACAGATTACGGACTCACCGGTTGGACACCGGAAAGCGACGGCTCATCATTTTGGCTTATTCCAATGACCGCTCCTGAATAAAATCAAGCCAGGTCTCCCTCTCATTCTATTACCCCGTAGAAGTGCGGTAATGCTTCTGCGGGGCTTTCTTTGATCATTACGGCATCGGAAAGCATTTGCTGCGCCAGGTTAAGTTGTTCTTCTCCATTGGCATGCACCGTGAATAACACATCATTTTTCCGTACAAGATTACCAACTTTATGGTGGACCTCAATCCCGACTCCGTAATCGATCGGATCGCCTTTCTTCGCCCGCCCGGCTCCGAGATACACAGCAGCCAACCCAACCTTTTCAGCATGAATTTGATGGATGTAACCAGAAGCCGGTGCGCCAATCTCCTTATGCAACCTGCTTGTGGGCAACTTTTGCGGATTCAATACGACGTTTAAGTCACCACCTTGAGCCTCAATCCAGGCTAAAAACTTCTGCCAGGCTTTTCCGCTCCTCAGCGTCTGCTCCACCACCGGCTTGGCAGCATCCATAGCAGGACTTTGCTCTCCGAGCACCAGCATCCGGCTGGCGAGTTCTATGCAATGATTTTCAAAATCCTTCGGCCCACGATTTTGCAACGTATCCATAGCTTCGCGCAGTTCGAGAGCATTCCCTACTGCGACCCCCAGCGGCTGATTCATATCGGAGAGGTAAGCAACTGCTCTCCGACCGGTCTTGCGCGCAATTTCAACCATTAATCGAGCCAATTGCTCAGCTTCAGGGAGGGTTTTCATGAATGCACCAAGACCAACTTTAACATCCAAAACAATCGCCTGGGCGCCGGCGGCAATTTTCTTACTCATGATCGAGGATGCGATTAACGGAATGGATTGTACCGTACCGGTCACATCCCGTAACGCATATAACTTACCATCAGCGGGGGCTAAATCGGTCGTTTGACCGCACACAACTACCCCAATTGTGGCTAATTGAGACAGAAATTCTTCTGTGGTTAAATCCGCCCGAAAACCGCGAATCGACTCGAGTTTATCCAGCGTTCCACCGCTAAAACCCAACCCTCTACCAGACATCTTCCCTACAGGTAAACCGCAAGCCGCAACAAGTGGAGCAACGACAAGGGTCGTCTTATCCCCAACGCCACCAGTCGAATGTTTGTCAACGGCAATTGGCACAACCGAACGAAGATCTAACATCTCGCCGGAATGAGCCATTGCCAGTGTCAAGGCTGTGGTTTCTTCAGCAGTCATCCCATTGAGCAATACCGCCATTGCCCAGGCTGCCGCCTGGTAATCTGGAATGTCCCCTTTCGTATACCCCTGGATAAACCATTCAATTTCATGCGCTGTTAGCTCTTGCTTATCACGCTTTTTAATGATGATATCTACCGCTCGCAATTTAGACTCCTTCTAAAAACGATTTTGCCTTAATCCAAATCTGGTCGAACATTTGCTCGGTTAAACGTCCAGTTTGAGTATTTTGGCGGCTTGGATGGTAGGAAGCAATGAGGTTTATGTTATGGTTGGGAACTCTGTAGCTAACTCCATGTCGGAAAGCAGGCTTTGGAGTAAATTCAAAATACAACACGATTTGTTCGAAAGCGATTCGTCCCAGAGCAACCACAACCCGTAAATGAGGAAGTAATGCAATCTCTCGATGTAAGTACGGAATACAATTGCGGATTTCGCCAGAGGTTGGCTTGTTCGCTGGAGGGGCACAGCGACAGACAGCCCCAATATAGACATTCCTTAACTCCAAGCCATCGTTGCGGTAGCTGGCAACTGGTTGATTGGCAAACCCAGCTTTGTACAGTGCTCGATAAAGAAAATCTCCTGAAGAATCGCCGGTGAACATTCGACCAGTCCGATTTGCCCCATGGGCTCCGGGTGCCAAACCCACGATCAAGATTTGCGCCTGATGATCTCCAAAACCGACAACGGGTTTGCCCCAATAAACCTGGTCTCGAAAAGCTCTTCGCTTGCCTGTGGCAACCTGTTCACGCCAGGCGACCAGCCGTTCACAGCGACGACAGTTCAAGATTTTCTCTTCTAAATCGTTCCAGGCTGCCAGATTCATAAGATCAACATTGCATCCCCAAAAGAGTAAAACCGATAGCGTAATTCAATTGCCTGTTGATACAAACTCAACACCCACTCCCGCTCTGCAAAAGCGGATACCAGCATCAACAAGGTTGATCGAGGCAGGTGAAAATTCGTAATCAAGCCTTGAACAACTTTAAAGGGATAACCTGGCAAAATGTACAGGTCGGTTGAACCCGTGTACGGCAATAGATCCCCGGGTGGGCTATATGTTGCCGCTGTCTCCAAAGCTCGTACACTGGTTGTCCCAACCGCAATGACCCGTTTTCCGAGTTGGCGGGTTTCCTTAACCAGGCGAACGGTTTCCTCGCTTACCTGACACCATTCGGTATGCATTCGATGTTGAGTCGGATCCTCCTCGGTTACCGGTGCAAAGGTATCTAACCCGATATGAAGGACAAGTCGGGCAAACCGTACCCCCTTTTTCTGCAATTCATCCATCAATTGGGCTGTGAAATGCAAACCAGCAGTCGGAGCAGCAGCCGAACCGTCCACTTTTGCAAATACAGTTTGATAGCGTTCAGCTACATTTTCACTCCATCGATGGATATAGGGAGGTAAGGGGGTTTGCCCGAATTTGCTCAGGTGTGGTTCGATGGGTTGCTCAAATTGAATTAAACGCTCAGCTCCTTCCATCGACTCAGTTACCCAGGCGCGGAGATGATCTCCAATTATTAATTCGGTGCCTTCCCGAACGCGTTTTCCACCCACTATGGCATGCCACTTTAAGTCATCAATTTTCTTAAGGAGTAAAACTTCTACTTTTCCACCGCTAATTGCCTTTTTAGCAAAAAGACGGGCGGGGATGACGCGCGTTTCGTTCACCACCAGCAAATCCCCCGCTTCCAAATACCTGCCGATTTCACGGAAAATCGTATGTTCGACCCGTCGCGAGTCGCGGAAAGCCACGAGTAGTCTTGCCGCGTCTCTTGGCTCGGCAGGTGTTTGAGCGATTAATTCTTGGGGGAGGTAATAGTCAAAATCTTCAATTCTCAATTTCATTTTACCGATTCAGAAATCTTACCAGGAGATTTAGGATCAATGTCAGCAGAATCGACAAAAGGATTGAACTGGCGATCGGAATAAAACAGGTAAAATTTTCACCTTGAATGCGAATGTCCCCTGGCAATCTTCCAAAAGGCAACTTCAGTCCACTCACGCCCAATCGATTTGCGAGCAAAATGATCCCTCCCACAATAACCAGAAAAACTCCCAATCCAATCAACCACTTTGCCATTTGTGTTGCCATATACCAAACTCACCTCCAGAGAGAATTAAAACAAAGTCGGTTGTGAAGGAGTTTCATCGGGAAAATCGCATCCCAGATGCTCGTACGCAGTCCGGGTAACTACCCGCCCCTGAGGTGTGCGCTCGATCATTCCCAATTGAAGCAAATACGGTTCAACAACATCCATAATGGTATCCGATTCTTCACTTAACGAGGCTGCAATCGTACTGAGTCCAACCGGTCCACCGTTGTATTTTTCTATGATCGTACGCAGAACACGCCGATCAATATCATCCAATCCTAACGAATCGACTTCGAGGAGGTCTAAGGCTTCGCCAGCAACCTTGCGGGTAATCACACCGTTGGCACGCACCGTTGCGAAATCCCTGACCCTTCGCAACAAACGAAGAGCTACCCGCGGCGTTCCGCGACCGCGCTGGGCAATCTCGCGCATCCCCTCTTCATCGATTTGTACATTCATGAGCTTTGCAGCCCGAGCCACAATGGCACTCATCGCTTCCACATCATAATAATCCAGTCGAAAAACCGCCCCAAATCTCGCCCGGAGAGGAGCTGTTACCAACGCCAGGCGTGTCGTCGCGCCGATGACAGTAAAGCGAGGCAATTTTAAACGGATCGATCGTGCCGAGGGACCTTTACCAACTACAAAGTCGAGCGCAAAATCTTCCATGGCAGGATATAAAATCTCTTCTACCGCCCGACTCAGGCGATGGATTTCGTCGATAAAAAAGACATCCCCTGCTTGAAGATTGGTTAGAATAGCAGCCAGATCTCCCGCTCGCTCAATAGCTGGCCCAGAAGTCACCTTGATGTTTACTTTCATCTCATTAGCAATTACATGCGCCAGGGTAGTCTTTCCCAATCCTGGCGGGCCATAGAACAAAACGTGTTCAAGCGGGTCGCCTCGCTTCAGGGCAGCCTCAATTAAAATTCGTAAGTTTTGCTTCACACGCTCTTGTCCAATCACATCCGCTAAACGCTGCGGACGCATGGTCAGGTCAAAACGATCTTCAAGGTTAGATGTTGGGTCTATCATCCGGCCAGTGTTCCCATTCATATCAGCGATTATAACCCGTAATCCATTATAATAAATCCAGCAGGCAGTCGCTTGTGATCTTTTTATTTGGAGCCCAAAATGACTGTTCATGTCTCCTCCCATCCCTTAGTAGCGCACAAATTGACATTATTGCGCGACCATACAACTGACCACCGCACCTTTCGTGAGTTGGTCAAAGAGATCTCGACATTATTAACCTACGAAACCACTCGAGATCTGCAACTCCGACCAAGGCCCGTTCAAACACCCTTAGCACGCACCAATGGAGCAGAGCTTAAAGAAAACGTTGGCCTGGTACCTATTCTGCGGGCTGGATTGGGGATGGTAGAGGGTGTCTGGGAACTCTTGCCCTCAGCCGAAGTCTGGCATATTGGTCTCTACCGAGATGAAAAAACGCTCAAACCAGTCGAGTATTACAACAAGTTACCCGTCGAACCGACCGTCTCCGTTTGCATCGTTTTAGACCCCATGCTTGCCACCGGTGGTTCAGCCGTTGCAACCGTTAATATCCTGAAGAATTGGGGGGTTCGAAATATCAAATTTATGGGGATCCTTGGAGCGCCAGAAGGGATCGAGTTTCTTCAGGAAAGTCATCCTGATGTTCCAATTTTTCTTGCGGCCATTGATGAACGCTTGAATGAACATGGCTTTATTCTTCCAGGACTGGGAGATGCAGGTGATCGTCAGTTTGGCACAGGTTGATCTTCCATCTCACCCATGGTTTTCTTTTAGAAAGACAAATGGATCAAGATAATTACTGATGATTTCCTTTTTAATGCTCAATTGTGCACTCAAATATGAGCGTGATTCACTTTGCCTGGCGTACCACCGCAGGGCACGAATGACATCCAGATTTGGCCAGTGAGCCGGTCGTTTTGCCAACAAATCAGTGTAGCAAATGTCAAAATGCAAATGAGCGCCATTGATTGCATTGGCTGCCAGACCAATATATCCGATGGGTTGACCTCTTTTCACCCGTTGTCCGGCACGGACCAGGATACGATTGTCAACATGCCCATAACGGGAATAGACTGCTTGCTTACGTCGGCTACCGTCCGGCAGGGTTACTCTCGCTTCAGGGTGTGAAATCACAATAATATTCCCCCAACTCCCTGCCCGTCCAGCAAAGGTTACAGTGCCATCGCCAATACTGTAAATTTCCTTTCCTCGATCCGCCTCAGTATTGCCAGCTAAGTTCAGGTCTGCTCCGGTATGATACCCATAGGTGTACCAGGATAAAAACGGATTGGCATCGTACCATCGTCCAACCCAAATGGGATACTTCCCAAACATCACTCTTCCAGTCGGGAATGGTGCATTTCGCTCATCCTGAGTTCCTACTGGTGCATCAAAGCGAGCTTTTTTTCCTGGTAGAGAAAACAATGGTACCCAGCGAACTGGCCCATAAGAAGCCTGTGCCGGTGGATCTTCGATGCTGAGATCATATTGACGCACTTTCCCGATTTCGCGCCCCAAGGACGGATCTAGGTGAAACTCCCCTAATGGATGCCAGACATCAGA is drawn from Anaerolineae bacterium and contains these coding sequences:
- a CDS encoding metalloendopeptidase; amino-acid sequence: MTNPFYVLNHEDANFAIQYHVADPAKQEYLKSQWKRFKCYDPALSQTYEVLCRPTNPNLEVTVDRYMPIGAPTGRYRVEVFVPAKYSTSRRVIFTVTHYVRTSDAGAQEEYSYAMVDMSELSDVWHPLGEFHLDPSLGREIGKVRQYDLSIEDPPAQASYGPVRWVPLFSLPGKKARFDAPVGTQDERNAPFPTGRVMFGKYPIWVGRWYDANPFLSWYTYGYHTGADLNLAGNTEADRGKEIYSIGDGTVTFAGRAGSWGNIIVISHPEARVTLPDGSRRKQAVYSRYGHVDNRILVRAGQRVKRGQPIGYIGLAANAINGAHLHFDICYTDLLAKRPAHWPNLDVIRALRWYARQSESRSYLSAQLSIKKEIISNYLDPFVFLKENHG
- a CDS encoding Uracil phosphoribosyltransferase, whose amino-acid sequence is MTVHVSSHPLVAHKLTLLRDHTTDHRTFRELVKEISTLLTYETTRDLQLRPRPVQTPLARTNGAELKENVGLVPILRAGLGMVEGVWELLPSAEVWHIGLYRDEKTLKPVEYYNKLPVEPTVSVCIVLDPMLATGGSAVATVNILKNWGVRNIKFMGILGAPEGIEFLQESHPDVPIFLAAIDERLNEHGFILPGLGDAGDRQFGTG